The genomic window CCGCCGCCGGGGCGACGGGCGAGGTGATCCAGGGGAACCTCATCGGCGTCAGCCGCGTCGCCGCCCAGGCGGGGCTGAGCCTCGGCGCGGGCTTCGACGGGCTGCAATTCAACGACACGATCGGCTGGGTCCCGCCGGAGCCCCGCGTCGCCGTCGGGAATTCCCTGGTCATGGAGACGGTCAACACGACCCTCCGGATCAGCAACCGGGACGGGACGACGGTCTCCACCACGGACATGAGCGCCTTCTTCCCCAACGCCGTGGCCGATGACCTGATCCCCCAGGGGGTCTTCTACGACGAGATCGCCGGCCGATTCGTCGTGTTCGCCATGGAGACCAACAGCAGCGCGTCGACCTCGTTCCTCGACGTGGCCTTCTCGGACGCGGGCAACGAGTCGAGCTTCTCGGCGAAGTATCGCATCAGCGTGAAGTCGGGCAGCGACCTGGCCTTCGAGCCCAAATTCGGCTACAACGCGGACGCCGTGGCCCTCTCGTTCAACATGTACACCGGCGGCACGACCTACGCGGGCGTCCAGCTCCTGTCGATCGCGACCTCGTCGATCGGGGCGGCCTCGCTCACCACGGCGACGGTCAGCCGGCCCGACGACTACACGCTCATCCCGGCCTCGATGCACGGGGCGACGGCCGGCCAGCCGATGTACTTCGTCGAGGCCGATCCCCAGACGTCGAGCTCCAACAAGGTCCACGTCCTCGCCTGGGCGAACCCGCTCAACGCCTCGTCGGCGTTCACGGACAGCGTCGTCACGGTGGCCGCCTACAGCAGCCCGCCGGACGCGAGCCAGGCCGGGAGCGGCAGCCTGATCTACACCAGCGACGCCTACATCCAGAGCGTCGCATGGAGGGACAACCGGCTGGTGGCGACCCAGACGATCGCCAGCGGGGGCGTCGCGGCCGCCCGCTGGTACGAGTTCTCCACCGACGCGAGCACCCCCTCGGCCACGCCGACCCTGGCGCAGTCGGGGACGGTCACCCGGCCGGGAGGTGCCGCCGTCTACTACCCGGCGATGGATATCGACGCCGCGGGCGACCTCGGCATGACGTTCATGTCGTCGTCCTCGACGGAGTACATGTCCATGTACGTGACCGGCCAGGTCGTCGGGGCCACCGCCGGGTCGATGCTCGCGCCGACGCTGGCGCGGGCCGGGCAGGCCCCGTACACGCCGTTCGACCCCGCGCCCTACGCCGCCGGCTACAACTCGTCGATCACGCTGGACCCGGCCGGCGGCACGTTCTGGGCGGCGAGCGAGTACGCCGTCCCGGCCCAGGACGGCGCCAACTGGGGGACCTGGATCCAGGGCTTCAGCCTGAGCTCCGCCGTCAGCTTCACCTACAAGGCGATGGGCAACGGCGGCTCGGGCATCCTGCTGAACGGCGCGTCGGGCGTGGTGATCGGCGGCACCGCGGCCGGCGCCGGCAACGTCATCGGGGCCAACGGCGCCGACGGCGTCCGGACGACGGGCGGCTCCTCCGGCACGCTCATCCAGGGCAATTACATCGGCACCAACGCCTCCGGCGACGCGACCCTGGGTAACGTCGGCGACGGGCTGAACCTCCAGACGGACGCGAACACCGTCGGCGGCACGACGCTCGCGGCGCTCAACGTGGTCTCCGGGAACAAGCAGGCCGGGATCGCCGTCTCGTCCTCCGCGGGCAACCTCATCCAGGGCAACTACGTCGGCGTGCTCAGGAGCGGCGCCGCGGCCCTCGCCAACGGAGACGACGGGATCCTGGTCACCACCGGGACCGGGACCACGATCGGCGGGACGGTGGCCGGCGCGGGGAACCTGGTCTCGGGGAACGGCGGCGTCGGCATCCACCTGAATGCCGCCTTCACGAAGCCCAACACGACGGGCACCCTGATCGCCGGCAACCTCGTCGGCGTCAACGCCTCGGGCACGGCCGCGATCCCCAACAAGGGGGTCGGCATCTTCCAGGACGGGGCCGACGCCACGACGATCGGCGGCACGGCGGCCGCGGCGCGGAACGTGGTCTCCGGGAACGGGGACGACGGCATCTCGATGGGGCCCGGCGACCACTCGCTCGTCGTCGGCAACTACGTCGGCACGGACATCACGGGCACCCTGGCCATCGCCAACAAGAACAACGGCCTGGACTGGACGGGCGCCTCGTACGCCACCGTCGGCGGCACGACCGCCGCGGCCCGCAACGTCATCTCCGGCAACGCCGGCGGCGGCATCAACAGCTTCGTCGTGGGGGACAACGGCCACGAGCTGATCCAGGGCAACTACATCGGCGTGGACGTGACCGGCGGCAAGGCCCTGCCCAACGGCGCCACGGGCGTCCGGATCGCCGGGCCGACGAACAACACCATCGGCGGCACGACGGCCGCCGCGGCCAACGTGATCTCCGGCAACGGCAAGGACGGGATCGAGTTCACCGTCGGGACGGCCGCCGGCACCGTGGTCCAGGGCAACTACATCGGCACCAACGCCGCCGGCGCCACGAACCTGGGGAACGCCGGGACCGGCATCGTCATCTGGTCGGACGACGTGACCATCGGCGGGACCGCCGCGGGCGCGGGCAACGTCATCGCCTACAACAAGGGCGGCACCCTCGACCAGGGGGACGGGATCCGGTTCATCTTCGACGTCCACCACAACTCCATCCTGTCCAACTCGATCCACGACAACGCCGGCCTCGGCATCAACTTCGGCAACGGCCCGACACCCAACCACGTCGACGGGGCCGGCGCGACGCCCGGCCCGAACGACTACCAGAACTACCCCGTCATCGCCTCCGCCGTCATCGGCGGCGGCGGCATCGAGATCAAGGGCACCCTCAACGCCGGGGCCTCGGCGTCGTACCTCGTCCAGTTCTTCTGGAGCCCCGCCGCGGATCCCTCCGGCTACGGCGAGGGGCAGTACTACATCGGCTCGGCGACGGTGACGACCGGCGCCGACCACAACGGGTCGTTCGACGCGATCTTCCCCGGCGTGGACATCCCCGGCGGGTCGGCGATCTCCGCCACGGCCACGGACGCCAGCGGCAACACCTCGGAGTTCTCGGCCGACGTCGAGACGGTGGTCATCGCCGACGTCTCCATCGCCGGCTCGGCGAGCTCGGCCTCGAGCCCGGCGCACGCCGGGGACACGCTGACGTACACCTTCACGGTGTCCAACTCCGGGCCCGACCCGGCGCACGGCGTCGTCTTCAGCGACACGCTGCCGGCCTCGCTGGCATACGTCGGCGGCTCCTGGACGTCGTCCGTCGGCGGCGTCACCCCGACGGTGAGCGGCCAGTCCATCACCGCGGCCCTGCCCACGATCCCCGTCGGCGGGTCCGTGGTCCTGACCTTCCAGGTCACGACCCTGGCCGCGGCGACCCCGTCGGTCAGCAACACCGCGAGCGTCACGACGACCGACCAGGATCCCGACCCCGCCAACGACTCGGCCACCGTCACCACGACGGTCGACACCTCCGCGGACCTGGCCGTGACCTCGCTGGCCGTCTCGACGGCCGGGCCGTACTACGCCGGGCAGAGCTTCACCTACGCGTTCACGGTGATCAACAAGGGGCCCTCGACGGCGACCGGCGTGCAGGTCGTGGACACGCTGCCGGCGGGCCTGACGTTCGTCTCCGCGTCCGGGGGCGGCACATACGCCGGCGGGAAGGTGACCTTCTCCATCCCCAGCCTTTCGGCGACGGCCTCGGCCAGTTACACGGTCACCGTCACCCCCGGCGCCTCGGCCGCCGAGGCGCCGGTGGTCAACGTCGTCAGTGTCGGCGGCAGCGACTTCGACCCCGACCATTCCAACGACTCCGCGCAGGTCTCGACCACCGTCCTGCCCAGCGCGGACCTCTCGGTCGCGGTCGTCGCCAGGGATTCGGGCAGCAACGTCGTGACCTCGGCCCTGGCCGGGCAGACCCTGACGTACACGATCACCGCGAGCAACGGCAATCTCTCGGACGCCACCGGGGTGGTCGTCAAGTTCACGCTCCCCGCGGGCGCGACGTTCGTCTCCGCGACCGGCGGCGCGACGCCGACCGGCGGCGTCATCACCTTCCCGAGCTTCAGCCTGGCGGCGAACGGATCCCAGCCCTTCACGGTCCAGGTGAAGGCCGCCGCGGTCTCGACCTCCACGGCGACCGCCGGCTCCGCGACGATCTCCGGCGGACAGCACGACCCCGACGGCACCAACAACAACGGCTCCGCGGCCGTGACGGTCCAGCCCCTCAGCGACCTCGGCGTCGCGGTCGTCGCCTCCAGCCCCAGGCTCTACGTCGGCGAGTCGCTGACCTACACGATCACGGTCACCAACGCCGGCCCGTCGACGGACACCGCCGTCCGGGTCGTGGACACGCTGCCGGCGGGCATGACCGTGATGTCGGCCGTCAGCTCCGTCCCGGGCGTGGCCCCGGCCATCTCCGGGAACACCGTGACCGCCGACCTCGGCCAGCTCGGCGTGACGACCGGGCTGCCGACCTTGCCGACGATCACCATCGTCGCCGTCCCCTCGGCCGCCGCGACGGGCAACGTGACCAACACCGTGACGATCACCGGCGTCGCGGACCCGTCCGACTCGACGGCGAGAGCGGCGACCGAGGTCGACCCCTCCGCCGACCTGGCGGTGAGCCTGTCGGCGCCCTCGAGCGTCCTGGTGCACGGCCAGCTCCACTACACCCTGACGGTGACGAACAAGGGCCCCTCGGCGGCGACCGGAATCCAGCTGGTGGACGCGCTCCCGCCGGGCGTGCAGTTCGTCTCGGCGACCGGCGGGGTGACGCCCGACGCCGATGGCCACCTGACGTTCCAGGTCGCGAGCCTGCCCGCCGCGGCCGGGGCGAACGCGGCGACGTTCGACGTGATCGTGATCCCGCAGCTGCCGGCCGTCGGCGCGACGATCTCCAGCACGGCCACGGTCGCCGCCGTGGAGCACGACCCGGCCGGCGGCAACAACGCGGCGGCGGCCTCGACCAAGGTCAACCCGGCGGTGGACCTGGCGGTCTCGCGGCTCTCGGCCTCGCCGGACCCGGTAGTCGTGGGCTCGACGCTGACGGTCACCTACGTGGTCACGAACAACGGCCCCTCCCCGGCCACCAACGTCCGAGTCGCCGCCCCGATGGCGAGCGGCATGTCCTTCGGGGGCGGGTCGGCGAGCCCGTCCGGCACCGTGTCCGCCCAGGGCTCGAGCGTCGTGGCCGTCCTCGGCACGCTGGCCCCGGGCGCGTCCGCGACGGTGACGTTCACCGTCACCCCCGGCGCGGTCGGCGGCCTGACCACGTCGGCGACGGCCACCGCGACCGAGCAGGATCCCGACTCCTCGAACAACGCCGCGAGCGTGACGACGACGGTCCTGGACCGGCTGGGGACGATCGCGTTCGCCGCCTCGTCCTACAGCGTCGACGAGGGCGCCGGCTCCGCGACGATCACGGTGAGCCGCGTGGACGGCACGCGGGGCACGGTCTCCGTCGACTACCGGACCGTGGCCGTGAACGCGACGCCGGGCCTGGACTTCACGCCCGTTTCCGGCACGCTCACGTTCGGCCCCGGCGAGACGTCGAAGACGATCACGGTCCCGGTGCTCGCCAATCCCTGGGACGCCGTGAACGAGGTGCTGGACGTGGTCCTGGGCAACGTCCGAAGCGCCGACACGCCGGGCCAGGCGCTGGCGGGCACGCCCTCGACGACCAGGCTCACGATCGTGGACACCGACCCGAACACCACGCCGCTGGCCGTCTCCGCCTTCCAGTGGACCGGCGCGATCAACGGCATCAGCCAGGTGCTCGTGACGTTCAACAAGCCGCTGATGGCCTCGGCGGCCACGGACGCGAGCAACTACCTGCTCCAGTCCGTGGGGGCCGACGGCAAGTACGGCACGGGCGACGAGTCCCGGGTGCCGGTCGCGGCGGCCTACGACCCGTCCACGTTCACGGTCACGCTGACGCCCACCGCGGCGCTGCCGGCCAACACCTTCTTCCACATTAGCCTCAAGGGCTCCGCGGGCGGCCTGGAGGACCTGGGCGGCAACGAGCTCACCGGCGACGGCGCGACCGCCGGGACGGATTACACGGCCATGTTCGCCCGCGGCACGAGCCTGAGGTACTACACCCCGACCAACGACCTGGTCACCCTGACGCTCGCCCGCGGCGGCGTCCTGGACGACCTGCTCACGGGCAACGGCCAGGGCCAGCGGCTGACGGTCGTCAACCGCGTGGCGCGGAAGTCGGTCCTCTCCGGCAGCGTCAAGACGCTGGCGGGCAAGAATGGACAGGCCTACCTGGGCGAGACCATCTGGGGCCTCGGCCGGTTCGGCGACGTCCGCGTGAAGATGCACGCCCCGCAGTTCCTCCTGAACTACTACCCGTTCTCCCCCGGCTCCAGGGCCTCCCAGATGGGCACGAGGGGCCCGGTCACCGTGACCTCCGCCGCCTCCGCCGCCCCGGCCGCCAGGGTCCGGGCCCTCCACGCCATGAGCCGCCCCTTCCACGCCTTCCGTCGCTGAGGCGAGCGGGACGCGGACCGGCGAGCATGCCGAGCGCGAGGGGCCCGGCCCCTCGCCCTCGGCTCGTTTCCGGGACAATCCGTCGATGACCGTGGGAGCGGCCTCCGGCCCTACGCATCGGGATGGGGTGCGTCTCCCCGGGCGGAGGACAGGGGCCGGCCCCGTGGGAGCCGGCTCCGCCCGATGACCGTATCAACCACCGGCTGGAGGCCGAACCGCGGGGGATCCGCCGGCCCCGTGGGAGCCGGCTCCGCCCGGCGACCGGGCAGCCCTCGGCCGGTAGAGGATTCCGGCGGGCCGCGCGAAGTCGCGACCGGGTCGGCCCTTGCCAGGGTCTGGGCTGCTTTGCGGGCCGGGGCTGGCGCGGTCGCGGGGCGGGGCCGGCCCCCATGCGGCCCTCCCCGCCCCGTCGATCCGCCCGTCATCGGCCTCGGGCCGTCGCGGATGCGTCCGCGCCCCGCGCGGCGCACCGCACGAGGCGTCGTCCGGGTTTCCCGGCTCAGTGCCCGCGCCGCGTGACGAGGCGGGCCGCCCTCGGGTTCTGGCCGGCCAGCAGCCTCGCGGTGATGGCCTTGGTGTAGCCGATGTCCGGGATCGAGAGCGTGTAGGTCCGGTGCAGCAGCAGGCGACGGTGGAAGCTGAGGGTGATGGTGTGCGCCTGGCTGTTGTAAATCGCCGCGGCGACCGGGATCCGCTTGCCCATCCGGCGGCCGAAGGCCGGGCCGGTGATGATGTATCGGGCCGGGTTGGTGGCGATGGCCGGGTCCACGTCGCCGGCGACGGTGAGCACCAGCGTGGTCGGCCGCCAGTGGTAGCCGTAGCGGGCCACGCCGACGACCTCGCCGCCGGAGACCACCGCGACGACGGCCGTCGAGCCGCTCGTCGTGGCGTCCTGGCCGCCGGGGAAGGTCGCCGTGAAGTGGTGCGCCCCGGGGGCGAGGTTGGCGACGGTCAGCGAGGCAACCCCGTCCACCAGGGGCGCGGAGCCGACGGGCTGCCCGTTGTCGAAGAAGAGGACGTCGCCGGTCAAGGTCGGCGTGCCCGGCGACGTCGCGACGACCTGCGCCAGGAGGGTGGCGGAGTTGCCCGAGACGTTCACAGTCAGCGAGGACGACGTCGTCGCCGGGGCGACCACGACGCTGGCGGTCGTCGTCGACGAGGCCGGGGCGTAGTTGGCGTCGCCCGAGTACACCGCCGTGATGACGTGGTCGCCGGCGCTCAGCGTCGCCGGCAGGCTCGCCTGGCCGGTGGCCATGGCACCCGACACCACCTCGCCGGCCAGCGGGGTCGTCATCGGCGCCGTGCCCAGGAGGGTGGAGCCGTCGTAGAAGCTCACCGTCCCGGTCATCGGCGTGGTGCCGTTGGACGGGGCCTGGAAGGTCGCCGTGAGCGTCACGGACTGGCCGTAGAAGACCTGGGGGGCCGACGACGCGACCGTGCCGGTGGTCGCCGTCGACTGGCTCACCGTCAGGTCGACGGCCGGGGAGACGGACGGGGCGAAGAGCGAGTCGCCGCCGTAGCTCGCGGTGATCGAGTGCGGGCCGACGTCCAGGCCGTCGGCGAGCGTGTACGAGGCGGTCCCGTCGGGCCCCACGGCGACCGTCGCCAGGGCCGTCGTGCCGTCGTAGAAGGTGACCGAACCGCCGGGCTGCGCGGCCTCCGAGCCCCCGGCGATCGTCGCGTTGAGCGTGACCGACTGGCCGAACGAGGGCGACGAGGGCTCGGCGAGCACCGTCGTGCTCGTCCCGGTGCGGACGGACACATCCACCGTGAAGGAGCCGAACGCCTCGTCCCCGGCGATCGGGTTGCCCGCCAGGTCCTTCACGCTGCCGGCCACCAGGCCGATGGGGTAGGTCCCCTGCGTGCTGACCCCCCAGGTGGCGGAGGGGGCCGTGATCGTGTAGGTCACGACGTTGCCCACCGCCGAGTAGCCCGTGACCGTGGCCCCGTTGCCGACCACGATGTTGCCGATGCCGAAGGTCGAGGGGTCGACCCCGGAGATCGAGTCGGAGTAGGTGACCGTGACGGTGGTCGTGCTCGCCGCGGCGCCCCCGGCGTTGATCGGCGGGGCGGAGGTCAGCGTCGCGGTGGGCAGGACGGTATCCACCAGGAACGAGCCGAAGCTCGACACCCCGGCGATCGGGTTGCCCGCCAGGTCCTTCACCGAGCCTTCGACCAGGGAGACGGTGTAGGTCCCCTGCGTGCTGGCCGCCCAGTTGAGGGAGGGGGCCGTGATCGTGTACGTCACGACGTTGCCGACGGCCGAGAAGCCGGTGACGGTCGCCCCGTTGTCGACGGTGATGTTGCCGATGCCGAAGGTCGACGTGTCGACCCCGGAGATCGAGTCGGAGTAGGTGAC from Aquisphaera giovannonii includes these protein-coding regions:
- a CDS encoding Calx-beta domain-containing protein encodes the protein MFESHRGLIRRRPSSARGRRRGVAVERLERRELLATFLVQNVNDDLNSGSLRWALTQAQADSDPTSLIKFQIGGAGVKTIPLGSPLPTVSHPTTIDGTSQGAYAGTPLVELDASALKSTDAALTVTAGGSTVKALAINGCPGTAILLDQGGGNVVAACTIGTTADGSAAKANGVGIAIANSSNNTIGGTAAGAGNVIAGNTGDGIRATAAGATGEVIQGNLIGVSRVAAQAGLSLGAGFDGLQFNDTIGWVPPEPRVAVGNSLVMETVNTTLRISNRDGTTVSTTDMSAFFPNAVADDLIPQGVFYDEIAGRFVVFAMETNSSASTSFLDVAFSDAGNESSFSAKYRISVKSGSDLAFEPKFGYNADAVALSFNMYTGGTTYAGVQLLSIATSSIGAASLTTATVSRPDDYTLIPASMHGATAGQPMYFVEADPQTSSSNKVHVLAWANPLNASSAFTDSVVTVAAYSSPPDASQAGSGSLIYTSDAYIQSVAWRDNRLVATQTIASGGVAAARWYEFSTDASTPSATPTLAQSGTVTRPGGAAVYYPAMDIDAAGDLGMTFMSSSSTEYMSMYVTGQVVGATAGSMLAPTLARAGQAPYTPFDPAPYAAGYNSSITLDPAGGTFWAASEYAVPAQDGANWGTWIQGFSLSSAVSFTYKAMGNGGSGILLNGASGVVIGGTAAGAGNVIGANGADGVRTTGGSSGTLIQGNYIGTNASGDATLGNVGDGLNLQTDANTVGGTTLAALNVVSGNKQAGIAVSSSAGNLIQGNYVGVLRSGAAALANGDDGILVTTGTGTTIGGTVAGAGNLVSGNGGVGIHLNAAFTKPNTTGTLIAGNLVGVNASGTAAIPNKGVGIFQDGADATTIGGTAAAARNVVSGNGDDGISMGPGDHSLVVGNYVGTDITGTLAIANKNNGLDWTGASYATVGGTTAAARNVISGNAGGGINSFVVGDNGHELIQGNYIGVDVTGGKALPNGATGVRIAGPTNNTIGGTTAAAANVISGNGKDGIEFTVGTAAGTVVQGNYIGTNAAGATNLGNAGTGIVIWSDDVTIGGTAAGAGNVIAYNKGGTLDQGDGIRFIFDVHHNSILSNSIHDNAGLGINFGNGPTPNHVDGAGATPGPNDYQNYPVIASAVIGGGGIEIKGTLNAGASASYLVQFFWSPAADPSGYGEGQYYIGSATVTTGADHNGSFDAIFPGVDIPGGSAISATATDASGNTSEFSADVETVVIADVSIAGSASSASSPAHAGDTLTYTFTVSNSGPDPAHGVVFSDTLPASLAYVGGSWTSSVGGVTPTVSGQSITAALPTIPVGGSVVLTFQVTTLAAATPSVSNTASVTTTDQDPDPANDSATVTTTVDTSADLAVTSLAVSTAGPYYAGQSFTYAFTVINKGPSTATGVQVVDTLPAGLTFVSASGGGTYAGGKVTFSIPSLSATASASYTVTVTPGASAAEAPVVNVVSVGGSDFDPDHSNDSAQVSTTVLPSADLSVAVVARDSGSNVVTSALAGQTLTYTITASNGNLSDATGVVVKFTLPAGATFVSATGGATPTGGVITFPSFSLAANGSQPFTVQVKAAAVSTSTATAGSATISGGQHDPDGTNNNGSAAVTVQPLSDLGVAVVASSPRLYVGESLTYTITVTNAGPSTDTAVRVVDTLPAGMTVMSAVSSVPGVAPAISGNTVTADLGQLGVTTGLPTLPTITIVAVPSAAATGNVTNTVTITGVADPSDSTARAATEVDPSADLAVSLSAPSSVLVHGQLHYTLTVTNKGPSAATGIQLVDALPPGVQFVSATGGVTPDADGHLTFQVASLPAAAGANAATFDVIVIPQLPAVGATISSTATVAAVEHDPAGGNNAAAASTKVNPAVDLAVSRLSASPDPVVVGSTLTVTYVVTNNGPSPATNVRVAAPMASGMSFGGGSASPSGTVSAQGSSVVAVLGTLAPGASATVTFTVTPGAVGGLTTSATATATEQDPDSSNNAASVTTTVLDRLGTIAFAASSYSVDEGAGSATITVSRVDGTRGTVSVDYRTVAVNATPGLDFTPVSGTLTFGPGETSKTITVPVLANPWDAVNEVLDVVLGNVRSADTPGQALAGTPSTTRLTIVDTDPNTTPLAVSAFQWTGAINGISQVLVTFNKPLMASAATDASNYLLQSVGADGKYGTGDESRVPVAAAYDPSTFTVTLTPTAALPANTFFHISLKGSAGGLEDLGGNELTGDGATAGTDYTAMFARGTSLRYYTPTNDLVTLTLARGGVLDDLLTGNGQGQRLTVVNRVARKSVLSGSVKTLAGKNGQAYLGETIWGLGRFGDVRVKMHAPQFLLNYYPFSPGSRASQMGTRGPVTVTSAASAAPAARVRALHAMSRPFHAFRR